A segment of the Luteolibacter sp. Y139 genome:
AGGCACCCCGTTCTCCCAGCCCATCATCGAGTTCTGCATCAAGAGCGATGAACTCGGCGACCCGCTCGTCAATGACGACTACATCCGCGAGCTCAAGCTCGCCACCCCGGACGAGCTCGCCTTCCTCCGCACCTCCGCCCTCAAGGTGAACGACATCCTCGGCAAGTTCTTCGCCGAATGCGGCCTCAAGCTCGTCGACTTCAAGCTCGAGTTCGGCCGCCTCGCCACCGACCCGGCCACCGTCGTCCTCGCCGACGAAATCAGCCCCGACGGCTGCCGCCTCTGGGACCTCAAGACCGGCGAAAAGATGGATAAGGACCGCTTCCGCCGCGACCTCGGCGGCGTCATGGAAGCCTACGCCGAAGTCCTCGAACGCGTCAAAGCCGCCACCGCCGGTTGAGTCCATAAGGAGCAGCGACATTCCTGTCGCTGAACCTTCACGGCTGCCTCCTCGGCTTCACGTCCGCCTCACAACTCTAAAGCCCCAACGGGGCGAAATCCCTAAGCCCAGGGCATCGCCCTGGGTTTTTCGTAGACAGACCACGGTCCCCTGAAGGGGGACGATACGGGTGCGGCGCGGCCAACCCTAGTCGCGCCCCCAAAGAACGCCTGCCTCCGGCTGTTCCACTGATCACCGATCACGGATCACCCGGCACCTCTCCACTCACCGCCCCATCTTCCCCTTCGTCTCCTCGATCGTCATCCCGTGCTGCTGCTGCCACGGCACGATCTCCGCATCCGTCACCATTTCGCTCTGCCGCGCATTTTCCGCGCCCGCGAACTTCGTGATCTCCTTGCCCGCATCACGCGTGGCACCCGTGCCATAGTCGCCGGTCTTGAAATTCCTGCCCGCATCACGAGCCGTCTTCGTACCCTCCCCCGCCGCGCTCCCATCGAACTTCGAGGCCTTGCGCAGCCCGTTCCCGTCCGTGTTCCCACCGTAAACCGCCTTGGCGTAGTCCTTGGATCCCCAGAACGACTTCGCCTTGTACTCACCCGCTTGGTAAGCCTTGCCCGCGTAGCCCTTGTTGAACTGGCTGTTCGCCTTGTCGAACCCAGCCGCCGTCTTGTAC
Coding sequences within it:
- the purC gene encoding phosphoribosylaminoimidazolesuccinocarboxamide synthase; its protein translation is MEPLYEGKAKRLWATADPNVLRMEFKNDATAFNGEKKAQFENKGRLNNAISTLIYGFLEKEGVPTHFVRQIDDTNVEVRKVDILMVEVIIRNLAAGSFCKRTGVAEGTPFSQPIIEFCIKSDELGDPLVNDDYIRELKLATPDELAFLRTSALKVNDILGKFFAECGLKLVDFKLEFGRLATDPATVVLADEISPDGCRLWDLKTGEKMDKDRFRRDLGGVMEAYAEVLERVKAATAG